The Kitasatospora albolonga nucleotide sequence GCCCCCTTCCTGCACTCGCTGCTCCCCACCTCGCGCGGCGGCACCGGCCGCCCCATCACCGCCGGCTTCCCCTCCACCACCGCGACCTCGCTCGCCTCGGTCGGTACGGGACTCCCGCCCGGCGCCCACGGCCTGCCCGGCTACACCGTGCGCGACCCGGAGACCGGCGCGCTGATGAACCAGCTCCGCTGGCGGCCGTGGACCGAGCCGAAGGTCTGGCAGCCCTACCCCACGGTCTTCCAGCTGGCCGACGCGGCGGGCGTGCGCACCGCCCAGGTCTCCTCCCCGGACTTCGAGCACACCCCGCTCACGAAGATCGCGCTCAGCGGCGGCTCCTTCCTCGGCCGGCTCTCCGGCGAAGAGCGGATGGACGTCTCGGCCCAGCGCCTCGCCGCGGGCGACCGCTCGCTCGTCTACACGTACTACAGCGAGGTCGACGGCAAGGGCCACCGCTTCGGCGTCGACTCCGACGCCTGGCGCGGCCAGTTGATGTACGTCGACGGGCTCGCCCAGCGCCTCGCCGAGCAGCTCCCGCCGCGCTCCGCGCTCTACATCACCGCCGACCACGGCATGATCGACATCCCGTTCGACGAGCAGTCCCGGATCGACTTCGACGAGGACTGGGAGCTGCGCGCGGGCGTCGCCCTGCTCGGCGGCGAGGGCCGCGCCCGCCATGTCTACGCGGTGCCCGGCGCCCAGGGGGACGTCCT carries:
- a CDS encoding alkaline phosphatase family protein, with the protein product MAQPAWQDPVPLALGTAPVPAYGSGSLADLLPTLAAGQGVEGLTAAIPELTPADRNCVFLIDGLGWEQIKAHPDEAPFLHSLLPTSRGGTGRPITAGFPSTTATSLASVGTGLPPGAHGLPGYTVRDPETGALMNQLRWRPWTEPKVWQPYPTVFQLADAAGVRTAQVSSPDFEHTPLTKIALSGGSFLGRLSGEERMDVSAQRLAAGDRSLVYTYYSEVDGKGHRFGVDSDAWRGQLMYVDGLAQRLAEQLPPRSALYITADHGMIDIPFDEQSRIDFDEDWELRAGVALLGGEGRARHVYAVPGAQGDVLAVWREVLGEQFWVASRDEAVAAGWFGPVIDERVYGRIGDVVAAAHDDVVITASVNEPNESAMVGMHGSLTPVEQLVPLLEVRS